GATGTTAGTATATGCTTTTAGATTGTATGAAAGACAAGACAATGCTTCTGCAAAAAAATTAATGCTAGCGAGTGTTAGTTATATTACGCTCATGCAAATAGTGTATGTGGTAGATAAATTTTTATAAGAATTAAATGGATTTAACAGAAGGAACAATAGAACAGAAAACTGGAAGGGCAAAGAAAATGATGCTCTGGTTTGGTATTGTTAGTTTACTAATGACCTTTGCGGGTTGGACCAGTGCTTACATTGTTAGTAGTACTCGTGAAGATTGGTTAACTGATTTTCAATTACCAGGTATTTTCTTTATAAGTACAGGGGTGTTAATCTTAAGTAGTCTAACATTTATCCTGGCAAAGATGGCTATGCGGGGAAATAAATCTTCTTTATGTACCAGTTTTTTGATAACGACTTTGGTTTTAGGGGTGATTTTTATACTCTTACAATTTCGTGGTTTTTCTGAAATTGTAGCGCAGGGATTTTATTTTACAGGAGAATCTAGTAGTGTAACTACTTCTTATATTTTCCTAATTGCAATGGTGCATATCTTACATGTTGTTGCAGGATTAATTTCCTTATTAGTGGTTATTACGAACCAACTTAAGGGTAAATATTCGCCTGAAAATCTGTTAGGTATAGAGTTAGGGGCAACGTTTTGGCACTTCTTAGATTTACTTTGGGTGTATTTAATGCTATTTTTTTACTTTTTTAAGTAATAAAAACACGTATAAACGGTTTAATATTTGGCAATTAGCTAAAAGAATATAAAGAAATATAGATTTTTTGAATTTTTTAAAACCAAAAATTTTGTTTGGTTAAAAAAAATGTAAATTTGTGAAAATTTTATTAACGCGATAATATATTTATGGATACTACGGTAACAACGGGTGAGGAACAAAATGTATGGAGTGGTGGTGGTAATAAACCACTAGGTGCGAGTTATGGAAAAATGATGATGTGGTTTTTCATCATGTCAGATGCTTTAACATTCTCTGGTTTTCTTGCAGCATATGGCTTCTCAAGATTTAAATTTATAGAAACTTGGCCAATTGCTGATGAAGTTTTTACACACGTACCGTTTTTTCATGGGAATTTTCCGATGATTTATGTTGCTTTTATGACCTTTGTATTAATTATGTCTTCTGTAACAATGGTGCTAGCTGTTGATGCAGGTCATAAAATGCAAAAAAATAGAGTTACCTGGTATATGTTCTTAACCATAATAGGAGGTATTATATTCGTTGGTTCCCAAGGTTGGGAATGGGCTACTTTTATTAAAGGAGACCACGGAGCAATCGAAACAAAAGGGGGTAGAATATTACAATTCGTAGATGCTAAAACGGGTGACCGTGTTGGTATTGCAGATTTCTCTAAAGAAATAGCAGGAGAACGAACACAACACGAAAATAAAAGTGGTATTTGGTTTATGAACGAAGGTTCTTTACCATCCTATACTGTTAATGAAGTAGTGGAAGGTTTTAAAGCAAATCCTAATTTATTAGTTCGTACAGAATTAAAAAATGAAGAAGGGCA
This genomic stretch from Cellulophaga algicola DSM 14237 harbors:
- a CDS encoding cytochrome c oxidase subunit 3, coding for MDLTEGTIEQKTGRAKKMMLWFGIVSLLMTFAGWTSAYIVSSTREDWLTDFQLPGIFFISTGVLILSSLTFILAKMAMRGNKSSLCTSFLITTLVLGVIFILLQFRGFSEIVAQGFYFTGESSSVTTSYIFLIAMVHILHVVAGLISLLVVITNQLKGKYSPENLLGIELGATFWHFLDLLWVYLMLFFYFFK
- a CDS encoding cytochrome c oxidase subunit 3, with translation MDTTVTTGEEQNVWSGGGNKPLGASYGKMMMWFFIMSDALTFSGFLAAYGFSRFKFIETWPIADEVFTHVPFFHGNFPMIYVAFMTFVLIMSSVTMVLAVDAGHKMQKNRVTWYMFLTIIGGIIFVGSQGWEWATFIKGDHGAIETKGGRILQFVDAKTGDRVGIADFSKEIAGERTQHENKSGIWFMNEGSLPSYTVNEVVEGFKANPNLLVRTELKNEEGHKTVLSREDSLKNLLGASQVVEGANLIHNEYGSRLFADFFFFITGFHGFHVFSGIVINIIIFFNVILGTYEKRRSYEMVEKVGLYWHFVDLVWVFVFTFFYLV